The genomic interval TCATCCCTGACAAAGCCAGCTGTTACCGCATGAtgagggagctgctgcagagggGGTGTTTTGTGGCTAACCAGCCCCACGAGCATGACATGGCAGGCTCTGAAGGTGAATCCACCTCTGCTGGAACCTCTGCTGGTACCTCTGCTAGTACCTCTGCTGGAACCTCTGTTGGTACCTCTGCTGGAACCTCTGCTGGAACCTCTGCTAGAACCTCTGCAGGAACCTCTGCTGGAACCTCTGCTAGAACCTCTGCTAGAACCTCTGCAGGAACCTCTGCAGGAACCTCTGCTAGAACCTCTGCAGGAACCTCTGCAGGAACCTCTGCAGGAACCTCTGCTAGAACCTCTGTTGGTACCAGGTTGCACACCCGGGTAGCCGTCAAAACAAGGTAAATGGCTCCACTGTTCACACTGCATTACCCATCATTACTAATGCTACAGttcactactactgctgctcctactactactattaatacaaTTCTCAGTGTTTAATATCATGTCTCTTTTCTGTGATTTAGATGGGATCATTTTGTCAGTGGCATGAAGTCTGGAAGGGCCTCTCCATCAAAGACTTTGGTGGATATTTGtaattgtacagtatgtgttctgtctgaaataaataattttactgaaataaaggGACTCAGTGATCACTCATCTACTTTGCATGATTAAATACAATCTCAACATCTAGCACATTAAAATACAGAAGGTCACAAGTAGTGCTTTCATCTCTCCTGTTATTTATGCACAATGCACTATTGTACACTGCActattttactttaattttacttttcttattgtactttattttgctgtattttatctATTGAAATATACTGATTTTTAGCTTATTGTATTTCAATGTAAACATTCTAAAAAACACCTTAGAAGGACCAACCCCCACGTCTGCTGCAGGACAttagagcagcagagagtttgAGAGGTTTCAGGCATGAAGAAGTAGCTGTGGGTTACATTAtctaatgtgatattttcactGAAGGGCTCTTATTAGTGTTGGGCTCTTTGTAcagtctgaaataaataaatcattttactgCAATAAAGGGGCTCAGTGTTCACTCATGTAGTTTGTGTGACTAAACATGTTCACTGCAGTGACTCTGCACATGTACATCACACTTGACAAAGAGCAAATGAAAGCTTAAAATCTCCCCTTGACAGCAATGACAAgcttttccttctgtcacaCTCTTTTTGTGAAAGTCTGAGTCTCACGCAGCACATTTGGTGAATAGCCTCCAGATATCACCATCCTGGAGGCCATTGGGAATGTCTGTAATTGGACATATGTTGGACCTGATATTTAACAGTAAAGGACAGACAGAAGGTCACAAGTAGTGTTTTCAGATAGAATTTGTTCCAACATTCTACAAACTTGAAAATACACCTCTGTGATTGAAGCAGCAGGAATGAAGCAAAGATTTTGTTCAGATTGGCTGACTGAAATTGCaatttttcagacaatttgcacttctcctcttctgcttttCCATATTCATGGTCTCTTTGTCCTTGATTAGATCCATTAGCAGCCACCCCACATCCCCCCTCTACTGTATTTACATGTTGATGGGCCCATTAAGATTTCAGCACACCTGGCTTTAACCTCAAGGTGTTTGAACACCTTCCATGAGACTAAATCTGTTTGGTTTTAGTCtaatttttaaagtttaaacctggaatgtttaaaatcagagcagcagagagtttcAGAGGTTTCATGTACCACCTAGTGGTCAGTGTCTAGATAGCACATTGACTGGTCATATCCTGATTTCTGGAGGCAAAATATTCTCACCCAGGGGTTTTCATTAGTAATGGGGACTTTGTCAGGCCCGCCATAACTTATGACATTGATTTAAAGGGAGTCAGTGACCTCCATGtactttttctctgtgattaaacacaaattcagtgcaatgactctctgcacatgtagcagagtaaaagacagacaaaaggtcacagggtcactGTAAAGTCTGTGTGCATTGAGTAGAAAAGGGACTTTATATTTGAGGAGGTTTCCCCTCTGTATGTGTATAGTTGTATAAACAGATTGTGAATTGTGTCATGCCACAGACATTGTAAAAACtgtatgatttgtgattttctgTATTGCAGACAATGAAGTCATGGTGCTTTAACTTGAACCTGTGTGCACAGTAAAGCTGTCAATTACATGTAGAACatgtcagcaggacagagcagctctctgtcagacTCTGGCTTCCTCTCTGAAGACATCTTACAGGAATAAGGGgactttacatttcatttttaatgcatttttttttttaactttaatatGATTTAACATCTTTAAACATTGAGCATGAAATATTTTCTAaactttgaacatttttaaatgtcaaaaaattcATTTAAAGTGATTGGCATCCCCGGTCCAGAGTACGAAGGCGTGCCGGGTCCAGCGCCCGGCAGACCGGACCCTCCTCCATCAGCAACCAGGGCTGGGGCAGGGTCCTCTTCTAGAGGCTTCAGGGACCACTGATGGGGAACAGGCTGGTGGggcctggtcctggtcctggtcctggtcctggtcctggtcctcaTCAGCCTCATCCTCCTCGTCAAGGCCCCAAAAGAAGTACACCCAAGGCGCAGGCCGGAAGAAAGAATTGGCCTCCGGCATCACTGACTACAAGACAGTAAGTTTATGTTACTATCTAAACATTGTATTGCATATTAGTACACAATAAAGTTGAAAAAAGTCTACATAAACATCATTTATTCCATCAAGTCAGCTAAAATACCGAGTCAGCTCTCCCAGGTGAAGTTTGGGCCCAGAAAGTCAGAAATAAACAAGCTTGGTGTTTGTGGAAAGGTCAGAATTCAGCATTTCCACTGAGCCAAGGCTCATTGACATGAGACCTTGCTAGCATTAAATATCAGGTACAACATGTGGCAAATGACTGACGTGGCGAATGTCCTCCGCTAAAGCAAATGTTGACCACACgagctgctgcacagtgagCTCTCAGTCTGGGACAGAAGGAAAAGCTTGTCCTTGCTGCAAAGGGGAGATTTCACCAAAAATTGAAGAAAGCAAGTATGTGGTGCTTGgtgtcacagtgttgtggacTCTTTGGTTGTGCCCAAGTGATCACCGAGGCACGTAAGCCCCCACGCCACGTCAAGGCAGAGTCcatgtggaggttttttttttttttttttttttaatgtattttattttttcaaaaacaacatggaGGACTAATGAGGTGGACTcagcatcctcatcctcattctcattctcatgaggatgaggatgctgCTGGTGCAGAGACCTAAGTagaaggagaaggggaaggggaaggggaaggagaaggggaagggaaagtagaaggggaaggagaaggggaagggaaagtagaaggggaaggagaaggggaagggaaagtagaaggggaaggagaaggGGAAGGGAAGACTGCCCGAGGgaccttcatcctcctcttccatctTTGGGCATCTGTACATCAGTGAACATGGTTTTTCAAGTGTTTGTGCATAATATCCATGGAATATCCATGATTGGTCACTTTAAATGctcacacattcaaataaaacagagtatAACTAACTATACATATGTTACCTACTGGTGGCGTCCCGTCATGCATGCGGGCATCGGGATCGGCAGCACGGTTCCGAATCAGAATCTGGAAGGCCTGACAGCTTTGTCTTCCCCGGCTGCCGGAACGGACCAGTATGGCGCTGATGGGGCTGGTGTGGCTCCCACGTTTGGGAGAGCAGGGGCCATCCACCTGGGGCTTCCtgtaataaaagataaaaataaacaaaatacatgaTCATGGCAGTGTCAAATAACTAAATATAAAAAGGAATGGATATAGCTCAAATACTGGCTGGATGGGTGTATTAAAGGCTATTTACGgttaacagaaagaaaagtacaatgaaaatacaaaaaagtttgATATACAGCACCTAGAAATGGCCACAGATTTGTATGGGAAATGGCACGCTCCATAGGCTTTTactaaaaaagagaagaagaagaagccttTAAGACAGAACGTGTGGTCGCCGACACAAATAGGGCATGaaatgggaaacaaacaaacccaaatatCAAACTGTGCTGAGGCTGTGGACGCCTCTTGAGGCCACATGCAGTTTAAGACGGTAaccatggcgacgggacgctctgccgggcttGGCTTACGTCATGACGCACAGAGCTCGGGTCGGTAACGTGACTGTATTCCTGTTATTAATAGcacagatacactatattgccaaaagtattcgctcatctatccaaatcattgaattcaggtgttccaatcacttccatgaccacaggtgtataaaatcaagcacctaggcatgcagactacttctacaaacatttgtgaaagaatgggtcgctctcaggagctcagtgaattccagcatggtgctgtaatagtaatgtaataggatgccacctgtgcagtaagtcca from Myripristis murdjan unplaced genomic scaffold, fMyrMur1.1, whole genome shotgun sequence carries:
- the LOC115356812 gene encoding uncharacterized protein LOC115356812, producing the protein MADQNEKRTPECNIVHCLKCFKPQENLPVHLARVCMKQSDPEERAAAVKEAKKSFKDWAKAGRMWDYKELSEVIPDKASCYRMMRELLQRGCFVANQPHEHDMAGSEGESTSAGTSAGTSASTSAGTSVGTSAGTSAGTSARTSAGTSAGTSARTSARTSAGTSAGTSARTSAGTSAGTSAGTSARTSVGTRLHTRVAVKTRWDHFVSGMKSGRASPSKTLVDICNCTVCVLSEINNFTEIKGLSDHSSTLHD